TAGCACATTTTCTTCATCTATCATTGTCTAGAAATACAGGTcttctattttgaaaaaattccATTACCTATAGGTTTCTCtgcacatattttttaaatttaaatgcaagtGCAGAAAAACAGATACTTGGAAGTTCAAATTCCACTTccagttttttgctttttttttttgaagagcTCAAACTTTTACAGGTCTTTAAGGTGGGCCTACAGTATAGATACTATTCAAATACCAAATTTCAGCTGTCAAATTCAATTTAATCATACACAACTATTGTAATACACAATATTGTAATAAACTAAACAAAATTCACTTCTATTTTCAGATTTAGATACTATTTTATATATCCCACACTTCTGTCCTcatattaaaatagttttgattAAAATGACAAGTTACTACAAAAAGCTTGAATTAAACAAAGTATTTCATGGAGTTGCTGATCATGAATTCGACATATGGATCAAGTCAACTAGGTAAAATTACTGACacaaattaatattaaaaaagattGTATCAATCTAGGAAAGGAGTTTAATCAAGTCTTTAAGTTCAAAAGGGGCTCAAAACAGCCTCAAGGAACTCTGACTAATGATTCCTGaatcaagaaataaaacagcctCCCCTAGTCTGCCAAAGCACaacaagagaaataaaacaatataaatgTTTAATCTCACACACTTGctttgccagctgcagctgctcttgaAGGGTTCTCACCATGCCTTCATCTGCAGGAATATCAGTTCCCAGATGCTCGAAAGGAAGAGCTTCCAGTTGCTTTTCAAGAGgctctttcaactctgcatgCAGCCTGAAATTCAAAGAACTAAGTTCAGCAAGGTATTTCTttagaagggatttttttaacaaCTGAAATATACTGTATCTTCCACCTGTATATACTTCCTTCCAAGTCAAATTTAAATCTATTAAGTTATGTTCTATAAACAAAATGGACAGTTTGAAATCTAGTTATTTTAGTGGCATGGTAAAATCTCCTATACTTGGTGCTGTAAACTCTAACGTAAGGATCCTGAATATACTGTATCTTCCACCTGTATATACTTCCTTCCAAGTCAAATTTAAATCTATTAAGTTATGTTCTATAAACAAAATGGACAGTTTGAAATCTAGTTATTTTAGTGGCATGGTAAAATCTCCTATACTTGGTGCTGTAAACTCTAATGTAAGGATCCTGAATTTACTTAGTAGAAGATTTCAAAGaaatcttaggaaaaaaaaaagcttatttatGCTTAGAAATCATGAGAAACAGTAGTGGCAACACAGAAGTGGTATTATttacctttcattttctttggtgACTTCTTCCAATTTTAGTGTCATCTCACCCATTTGTGCCTGACACAAAGACATGCAAGAGTAAGCACTCATTTAAGTTACACAAACTCCGGTAACACTGTCATCCTGTACTGTAGAAGCAAAGACATGCAAGAGTAAGCACTCATTTAAGTCACACAAACTCTGGTAACACTGTCATCCTGTACTGTAGAAGTTGAACAGATTAATTCAGCATAATACAGTAAATGAAAGTCAATTGCTTTTTCAAGGCAAGTCACAGGATGCCACTTGAATTTAACAGCTGCCAAGTCCTATTACACCTCAGCATTTGGAAGTTATTATGGACTTTAAGCTTAACCTTTTGAAATTCTTATGGCTCTAACAGattgatttttaattaactCAAGTTTGTAGGGCTAGAGTAGATAACTCATCTTTTATGCTGCAAGCATTTGATTGAAGTTCAGGCACTAACTGAGGAGAAACTCCACTTATATGAATCAAACTGGCTGTTTTGTTTACTATTGCAAGAAAGCCATAGTGCTTCTGTTGCCTCCAGAAAGTGATCAAGCTGCAAGATTATTTGCAAAACCTTTCTGATGGACAGATCAAACAAATTAAGTGCATTCAACCAAAAACAGTGCCTAACTTCTGCACGAAGACCACAAGTAAAAACTGCTTTCTGTATGCTGTAAGTTTTAATATCACTTATGTTTTCAGTCATGTTAGGAAGCAttaaaagtttcattttgtgCAGCTGAAAGGAGGACGGTTCCCTTTCACCTCAACCCCCAGGATGACACTGTTGCAATTTGGACAATCTCCCAACCTTTCCAAAGAAAGCTCTCCATTCATCCCCTTGAGGCAGCCTGCAGTCCAGCAGATTTGTGAAGCACTGCACAAATTGAGTTCCCTACATGTTCACACCACTAAATGAAGATCCAGCCTGAAATGTTAGGAAAGCCCACACCTCCATACCTGATAAAGCTGCAGCTGTTGTTTCATTTCCTCCACACGATTACCATACTCTGTGATTAGAGTTGACAAGCTAAAAAGTTGAAAAACATGCTCAGAATGAGTTCTGTAAATGCTGAAATGCTCTGATAATAACTTTTAAAGTTATTAGTTTTAAAGAATTCTTAATCTAGAGGCCAGGACAGAACAGTCACTTTTCTTGAGTTCCAAGCTTGACATCCCCCAGAATTAAATGAACAAATTTAATCATTGCTTCTAAATAATGATCATTAACATCAAGGGTCCTATATAATAGAAATAGAACATATAATGGGACACAATAAATGACCATTAATACAATACTAATATTTCATCAATTCAAACAGAACCCCAAATATTAAAAGACTAGACTTCATTGTTGCTTTCACATACAATAGTAAAGAGGCCTTTAAGACAATGCAGAACTCTGTAGTTCTACCTCTATACTTTTCCCCTCCTAATATTTCCATAACTGATAGCAATTCTCTGAAAACTCTATATTAAAAGCTAACAAGAAAAGCCAGGttattttttaagaggaaattaCAATGATTATGAAACCATTTACTGATAGACAACTGTCAGTTGAAGTGTgtcaaaaaaatttttaaaaacatcccCAGTCTCAACAGACAGCAGTTACCTGTGTTACCTAGATCAGCACAGTCCTATCAGAACTTCTGTTTATTCTCTCAAAACTTAGACTAGAGAATTCCTTCATTAAACtctcataatttattttaaagattgtGGAAGCAAAGTcagtaatttaatttactgAAGAAACACAATACCACCTAAAAACAACTTTTACAGTAACACCTCTACAGATGTGTACACAAGACCCAATTCACCTGGGTATTTGCACTCCTATGAGCATATGACAATTTCCTTCAAATACACTGCAGTATTCCCACTTATCACTTGGAATCAGTTACCTTTGGTCCATCATCCTGGATCCTGATGTGCCATCACCACCAAGGGCATGTTCCTGCAATGGAATAATAATTTGCTCATTAGTAATTGCACATAAACATATGTAGTTTTAAACTTTTACACGAAACCCAAAACTGTCTGTACTGTAATCTGTACACAATATGCCACAGAATTACTTTCAGGTTTATGTTCAAAAACCCTCAAGTGCTGGCccaatatgaaaaaaagaattgttttttttttcctggaccTGCTCTGGTCTAAAGCATAATCACATCTAAGGGAAAACCAACTCAATCTTAACAATCACGCACAATATGCCACAGAATTACTTTCAGGTTTATGTTCAAAAACCCTCAAGTGCTGGCccaatatgaaaaaaagaactgtttttttttttcctggaccTGCTCTGATCTAAAGCATAATTACATCTAAGGGAAAACCAACTCAATCTTAAAAGAACAATCACTAGTTCGTGTAAGTGCTTGGTTCATATCCATGCATCTCATCATCAGGAAAATGCTGAAGCCCTAGCTTGAGCTCTGCATGAGCTTTCAGACAGGCTCATGGCACCCAGCACAAAAAGTTACCTCAACATGAGACCAATCTCTTAGGAAAGGGAAGatataaaagtgaaaaagtgtAATAAATTACAAATCAAGTGCTCTTTCAGGGATGAAACTTTTAGCAATGCAACAAAAACACCATAATTCATTGTTAGGGcagttttttctgctgttgctgtgttgTTTGATGGATCCAAAACAGGTCCAGACAACACTGAAGTGAGCTGTGCTTCATATTTGGAAAGTTATTTATCACAAAACACCATCAGAAAAATTCTTACTACTTCCATCCCTGGTTTCACATACCTGCTCAGCAGTATTTCTCTGAACCTCTTCGGTTTCATAGTGTCCAAGTGCCATTTTCAGCCTCTGGTCTGAAAAATACCACATTTGAGAACCATGGCTATAACACAGGCCTCCATCTACATAAACAACAGCCAAAAATATGCTTAACAATGTAATGCTTCGAgggaaccaaaaaaaaagcctctaaAATTCTTCTATTTAGCAcaactgtttaaaaaagaacattacTTGAAAAACCGGCAGGAACTGtaacaataacaacaataacaacaacaacaataataataatgaattcCATTCATTTCATATTCCGTTTTCCTTAAGAAATACTTTTGTTCTATTTTGTAAGAATCTGAGTAACAATTTTGTAACTGGAATAGgcaacaaaaaaggaaaaaaaaaagttgggaaTGCAATGGCTACATTTTGATTTAAACAACTTCTGGATACACATCCCAAGATTCTTTTAGTAGCTCTAAACTTCTAAAGGAAGATACAGGAAAAAGACAGTGGGGATAGAAAGGAGGTAACAGCAAAGGAATGCCAGGAAACAGGAAGAGGAAAGTTGCAACTAAAGAGGCATTCATACAAAAACACAAGTGTTTTTGGCCATTACCATCGTTAGCAGCTTTTAATTACTGGTGCTCAGCTGACTAAAAGTACTACCCATGCTGTTCAGCGAACACTGGGAAAGCTACGGAACATAAGCCCTCCCTGCTACCGAAAATAAACCCTCGCTACCAGCACTCACCTGGCCGTGCCGTGCCCCCAGCTTTCCCCAGGCTGACTCCACGGAGCCCCGGGGCAAAAGCCGCTGGAAGGGAGcggagggaagggaagagaagcgAGAGCGGCGGCGGgggagcggcggcggcggcggcggcggcaggccccccccccccccccccccccccccccccccccccccccccccccccccccccccccccccccccccccccccccccccccccccccccccccccccccccccccccccccccccccccccccccccccccccccccccccccccccccccccccccccccccccccccccccccccccccccccccccccccccccccccccccccccccccccccccccccccccccccccccccccccccccccccccccccccccccccccccccccccccccccccccccccccccccccccccccccccccccccccccccccccccccccccccccccccccccccccccccccccgcggagCCTCGCAATCGCCGCGGCCCGGCCGCTGCCGCCCGCCCTCCCTCAGCGCCGCCCCCGTCACGTGGGGAGCGGACATGGCGCGGAGCTGATGGGGGGGAATAAGAAATATGCCCCTTTAAACTTTCCGTGCGGCGATTGGGGGTTAGAGATAGGCCCTGAGGAACTTTCTTcaggacaaaacaaaacaaaacaaaaaaacccaaccaaacaaaaaaatcgGTTTGTGGCCGGAGTAGCAGAGCGGGGAAGCGGGAGccctgagggagctgcagccaggcgGGGACCGGCCGCTCCTACCCGGGAGCCACCgacagcaggagaggagacGCCTGGAGAGGGTCAGGTTGgacttcagaaataatttctttgttgaAAGGGTGATTAGACTTTGGCACGAGCTGCCCCGGGTGTTGGTATAGTCGCCATCGCTGCAGGTGTTTAATTAAAGGCAGATTTGCAACAACTGCGAATGAAAGCTTTAGCCAGTTGCTTCATTTTCTTGAGTCTCAAGCCAAATCCTCTCAATTCATGTAGTGGAGACTGGTCTGTTTATTTGTTCTCCTTATAAATACTTCTGGTGGTTTTGGAAGGCATTTATTTAGATGTATGTTTGAAAAGCCTTAAGCTTACTGATACTTCAGAGTCATTTGTAACCCTTCGGGTATAAAAACTGTGAGAAATAGCATTTATGTAACTTTCATTTAGACTTTTTAAAAGCCTTAAGCTTACTGATACTTCAGAGTCATTTGTAACCCTTCGGGTATAAAAACTGTGAGAAATAGCATTTATGTAACTTTCATTTAGACTTTTTACAAAGCGAATTAGTTTCAGTTCTGATGTCTGAAACCATGATTTCATAATTGACTGTATACCAAAGTGTCTTGGTATAGTCGCCATCGCTGCAGGTGTTTAATTAAAGGCAGATTTGCAACAACTGCGAATGAAAGCTTTAGCGAGTTGCTTCATTTTCTTGAGTCTCAAGCCAAATCCTCTCAATTCATGTAGTGGAGACTGGTCTGTTTATTTGTTCTCCTTATAAATACTTCTGGTGGTTTTGGAAGGCATTTATTTAGATGTATTTTGAAAAGCCTTAAGCTTACTGATACTTCAGAGTCATTTGTAACCCTCCTGGTATAAAAGCTGTGAGAAATAGCATTTATGTAACTTTCATTTAGACTTTTTACAAAGCGAATTAGTTTCAGTTCTGATGTCTAAAAACACGATTTCATAATTGACTGTATACCAAAGtgtgtgggttttcttttttcctgggCGACCACACGGCAATTCGTGCGGAGATGGAATCAGATATTTGACAGAACCTTCCTTTGTCATTTGTGTGGTACCTGAAGATGGAATTTAGACTTAAACACACGTGGGATGGTTTGCCCGTGAGCCATGAGCCGGTGACCATCGGGCTGAGGCCGGGTAATGCGGGACTGCTGATGGAAGTTCGTGCTCCTTTCTTCAATGACCCTCCAGCACCACCTGGAGAGCCAGGGAAACCTTTTGGGGGTCTGTGGGACTACGAGGGTAAGTGCAACTGTTCTCCTGCAAATAGATCTGATTTCTGTAGACGCTGATGTTCCTCTGTATTTGATAtgcctgctcttttttttttttttttttttaggagtcTGTAATGTTTACCTGGAGAGCCAGGGAAACCTTTTGGGGGTCTGTGGGACTACGAGGGTAAGTGCAACTGTTCTCCTGCAAATAGATCTGATTTCTGTAGACGCTGATGTTCCTCTGTATTTGATAtgcctgctcttttttttttaggagtctgtaatgtttttgtttgtttgtttacaaaacaaaacaaaaccgGAGTTCCATGATATGGGTTGatttcagtaattttgaaattgacTTCCTGAGCCTGTCAATAGTATACGCACTCAAACTTAGTTTTTGGGTTACTAATGTAACTTGTGAACTATAAGAAGCTTGACGTATTTGaatggcaaaataattttgtggcACATATGTATTTAAATGCCCTTGCAGAAGGAGGAGTGAAATCCTAAAGGTatcttctgttttgctttaacAAGTGTTTTAATGGTTTTTCCAAAAATTCCTTTGGGGAATAGGAAGgtgtaaaacacagaaattacacCTCATGAAATGCACTTCAAAATTGTACCCAAATGGAATGGGGAAAATTCTCATAACAGTGCTGggtattttctcctttcctgtccATACTGTCACTTTTACCCATTGCTTTGCGTAATGCAATAATTGAATATTTCCGGCAGTTCTTTACTTCCTGATAATTGAGCTATTCTCATTCAAGCTCCACTAAAATGGTATTAGCATCCCTTTGATGTGATTATAATAAATATGCTTaggtaaaaagaaataaagatatcAGTCATATCATAATTCTAACTAAAGTTTTCTAATGATGTCATTGCGTGAGAAGCACCGTTGCAATTTCATATGAGAAACACCATTGTAGTTCAACTTTGTGTTCCTGAAGTGTGATTCAAATGTAATATGTCACTTTCAAGTACATCTGGAACAATAATTCCCaaatatctattttttattatttctgagtTTTAACAGATGTTTAGTTATGGGGTGTGTGCCCTGCTCTGAATGTATGGTCCTCTTTCCCTTATTTTCATGCTGCAAAAAGGTGAGTGTTTACAAAACTGGGATTGGTAAAACTAATAAAGTTAGTACAGTACTTCATAAAGCTCTTTGTGATCATAGCAATTAAAAACAAGAGCTCCTGAAGTTGGAATTGTGGCACAACATTTCGAATATTTGGTTTACAGTTACTGTGTACATGTCAGTAGCGAGTCAGGCTCTGTCATGGCACAGGCCAAAACCCATGAAAATTGAGTTGTTGTAATGGGATATGAAGATTTCAGGATATTACTATAATATAAAATTAGAGTTAATATAAGATTCCAACAGCttgtttttatgattttttttgtttgtttctgtttcattttagtttgtttgtatggttttttttccagttgtagAAGCATTCTTTCTGAGTGACAGAACTGAGCAGTATTTAGAAGTTGAGCTTTGCCCGTAAGTACAGCACTGAAAAAGTCCTAAAAGTTAATTTACACTTGCAGCTGTAATGCTTGTAAGATAAGTGTATGTGGGAGACTAGACACAGAAATTGTGTCAGTATGGGGAATGTACGTATTTGTGGTAGTGTAATGCACTAATAACTTGACATAATTATAGGAAAACTGTGCTCTGATTCTTTGACAGCCATGGGCAGTActtactgctgctgctttctggcagaagaaaagcatGGAAAGTAAGTGGTCAAGTACATTGgcaatgatttttatttaactacTATCTGATTAGAACGTGGCCaatacctcttttttttttttcttcccctcttttAACAGGAAGACCTTCCTTTGGAGTTTGAGGTGACCAGAATGAAAACCAAGTGGGAGGGTAAAGCTCTTCTTCCTTGGAGTTATTTCCCACCATGCACTGGCAAGTTCAATGCATTTGCAATTCATGGCTCgggagaagagaggaaatatGAAGCACTTTATCCTGTGCCTCCCCACGAactgcaggaaggacaggaaCCAGATTTGTAAGCAAATCTTCTGTTAGATGGTTGCACTATTGCACTGGGTCCACTGGTGCTGTACTTTGAATAAAGCACTATGGCACTGCAATTAGTGCTTGATTTCCATGTTAGGTGCATAGAAAATTATGCATTCAGTACCACTGGTATCTGCTTTTATCACCTTTCTCATCTAAATCATGGGTAGATTGTTCTACTTTTCCTTCTTGACTTCAGCTCCTCCTGAAGTGCCATTTAGTGATAATTTCACCAGATGTATTTCCAGTAAGTCCCTTCTGTTCCTGCCCTGTTGTTCTAAAAGCTTTCACCTCTACACA
The genomic region above belongs to Ficedula albicollis isolate OC2 chromosome 4, FicAlb1.5, whole genome shotgun sequence and contains:
- the C4H4orf33 gene encoding UPF0462 protein C4orf33 homolog isoform X1, producing the protein MGGNKKYAPLNFPCGDWGLEIGPEELSSGQNKTKQKNPTKQKNRFVAGVAERGSGSPEGAAARRGPAAPTREPPTAGEETPGEGQMEFRLKHTWDGLPVSHEPVTIGLRPGNAGLLMEVRAPFFNDPPAPPGEPGKPFGGLWDYEVVEAFFLSDRTEQYLEVELCPHGQYLLLLLSGRRKAWKEDLPLEFEVTRMKTKWEGKALLPWSYFPPCTGKFNAFAIHGSGEERKYEALYPVPPHELQEGQEPDFHRLEFFKDLNLKELTGEDWKQPESDIWRSLNK
- the C4H4orf33 gene encoding UPF0462 protein C4orf33 homolog isoform X2; its protein translation is MEFRLKHTWDGLPVSHEPVTIGLRPGNAGLLMEVRAPFFNDPPAPPGEPGKPFGGLWDYEVVEAFFLSDRTEQYLEVELCPHGQYLLLLLSGRRKAWKEDLPLEFEVTRMKTKWEGKALLPWSYFPPCTGKFNAFAIHGSGEERKYEALYPVPPHELQEGQEPDFHRLEFFKDLNLKELTGEDWKQPESDIWRSLNK